The proteins below come from a single candidate division KSB1 bacterium genomic window:
- a CDS encoding PorV/PorQ family protein codes for MHRPVLALLLAVAVAIPGQAQFRKVGTAGYTFLEIPVTARVAALGDVGVALVDAGPEALFVNPALLAHLGGMRALSVSYAPYLAETSHQACALALRLPGRMGVCGLGVNRLDLGEMVETVNADIDNPGGAYIVRGTYSAEALAIGLSYAHQATAWFSYGLTLRYVRERIAVYSSDNVLVDLGMVYTTGFRSLRLGGYVQNFGVDSRYIGDSFKMPMVFRLGAAMELLGSTSSQYRLTVAADALHPSDYSERLHVGAECWLADLVALRTGYKFNYDEEGLTLGFGVKKRTGRGLVCFDLAHTDYHRLQSVLRVSFSAEF; via the coding sequence ATGCACAGACCGGTTCTGGCGCTCCTGCTTGCCGTGGCAGTCGCCATTCCAGGCCAGGCGCAGTTTCGCAAGGTGGGCACGGCTGGCTACACATTTCTTGAGATACCGGTCACTGCCCGCGTGGCGGCTCTGGGTGATGTGGGCGTGGCGCTGGTTGATGCCGGTCCGGAGGCGCTTTTTGTCAATCCCGCCCTCCTTGCGCACCTTGGCGGCATGCGGGCGCTGAGCGTGTCCTATGCCCCGTACCTGGCAGAGACGAGTCACCAGGCGTGCGCACTTGCATTGCGGCTTCCCGGGCGCATGGGCGTGTGCGGACTTGGCGTCAACCGGCTCGATCTAGGTGAGATGGTAGAAACCGTCAATGCCGATATTGACAATCCAGGTGGTGCTTACATCGTACGTGGCACCTACAGCGCCGAAGCTCTGGCGATAGGGCTGTCCTATGCCCATCAAGCCACCGCTTGGTTTTCCTACGGCTTAACCCTGCGCTATGTGCGCGAACGAATTGCCGTTTATAGCTCCGATAACGTTCTCGTCGATTTGGGGATGGTCTACACGACCGGATTCCGTTCCCTGCGCCTGGGAGGCTATGTGCAGAACTTTGGTGTGGATAGCCGATACATCGGCGACTCGTTCAAGATGCCTATGGTTTTTCGGCTTGGGGCGGCCATGGAGCTCTTGGGGAGCACCAGCAGCCAGTACCGCCTCACGGTTGCGGCCGACGCTTTGCATCCGAGCGACTATAGCGAGCGTCTGCACGTGGGAGCAGAGTGCTGGTTGGCAGATCTCGTGGCGCTACGGACCGGGTACAAGTTCAACTATGACGAGGAGGGCCTCACCCTCGGATTTGGTGTCAAGAAGAGGACAGGCCGTGGGCTCGTCTGTTTTGACTTGGCGCACACCGACTATCACCGCCTTCAGTCAGTGTTGCGCGTGAGCTTTTCTGCAGAGTTTTGA
- a CDS encoding carboxypeptidase-like regulatory domain-containing protein yields MNVLKNRMRALRGVASATIGCLLLLTWSGHLSGQVPKGKIAGKVTDAETKQGLPGANVIIQGTTLGAATGREGEYYILNVPPGTYTLVARMIGYRSVLVRGVTVVVDRTTTIDFTLETTVLEMAPLVVEAARPAVVRDLTATAKVMEAREIETAPVEGLRRVLELDAGVTRNPNGTFSIRGGGAFELQFQINGVEQIASNTGVPGYNLYGEKSNTSWKYDFNPLGVKQMEIISGGFSAEYGNAQSGVVKVVTKEGEETFHGELRVEIRPPGKYHFGPYLYGSETIEWQRWGTFAKWQEWRDKNAPGIPDDSLRTYYYNRWVANHSPGPNNSSNPLGVYDYRKLVYQRYMFGFGGPLGGGDRLRFYVSGEYRSAPLRIPSVERVQTYQNYVLNLSWRIGNADKLKLMGQYQAHHGAVWSGSDDIRWASVIGQYPTWKYCLVLESPKDEITTARTLSWTRVFGPRTFFEIAAWHQRERYVERNLPIITATDPRLVPAGPWDEDFRRIVYEFTSLYALDAQTDVWNVSADLTSQVTPRHQLKLGARGQYWDTRYAGESGARINSFVAYSGFAEYYHAYPLYVAAYAQDKMEFQGMVVNAGLRLDAFNMNAPVPVDRFRPFYQGTGQGGGPYVGDVGDPRTRRSKSHLAVSPRFGLSFPVGERTAFRLQYGHFHSMPLFRHALSKNTWQGWRMYGNADLGFKKTVSYEVGLQQSLAGTHRLDVAAYYNDRVNQTVSARVHSPTGSQQEAPQNPYYLTYENNGYGASRGIEVALERVAPGEWKYRLSYAFARTSQGAYGAIDVYENPSDPRSVVERRSANDFLTEEDRTHSFRALLSYTVPGRVWRELLGGERLKDVVLTVIYQARSGSPFTYVTSYDEFTDVVNNRRYPLEAKTDLGLQVRVPLGSLQPLLSVRIENLLNDRWLTPLAGEELRNWVEYGISRDTPPSSSDPNDPQAKIYKLSYFRAYRNAPREIYFTVGLGF; encoded by the coding sequence ATGAACGTGCTGAAGAACAGAATGCGGGCGCTCCGTGGGGTGGCCAGTGCTACAATTGGGTGTCTTCTCTTGTTGACTTGGTCTGGACACCTTTCGGGCCAGGTACCGAAGGGGAAGATCGCTGGTAAGGTCACCGATGCCGAGACCAAGCAAGGTCTACCAGGGGCAAACGTGATCATCCAGGGTACCACACTTGGTGCGGCAACCGGTCGGGAGGGGGAGTACTACATTCTCAACGTGCCTCCTGGTACCTATACGCTGGTGGCGCGAATGATCGGCTACCGCAGCGTGCTGGTGCGAGGGGTGACGGTGGTTGTAGACCGGACGACCACCATCGATTTTACCCTGGAAACAACGGTCCTGGAGATGGCGCCACTGGTGGTGGAAGCGGCACGGCCGGCGGTAGTGCGGGACCTGACCGCGACGGCAAAGGTGATGGAGGCGCGGGAGATTGAGACGGCCCCAGTGGAGGGGCTGCGGCGGGTGCTGGAGTTGGACGCCGGGGTGACCCGTAACCCCAATGGTACCTTCTCGATCCGTGGCGGGGGAGCATTCGAACTCCAATTCCAGATAAACGGGGTGGAGCAAATCGCTTCTAACACAGGTGTTCCCGGCTACAACCTCTATGGTGAAAAGTCAAACACAAGCTGGAAATACGATTTTAACCCGTTGGGTGTAAAACAGATGGAAATCATCTCCGGCGGTTTTAGTGCAGAGTACGGCAACGCCCAGTCGGGAGTGGTAAAGGTGGTGACCAAAGAGGGTGAGGAGACCTTCCACGGAGAACTGCGGGTGGAAATACGTCCTCCGGGCAAGTACCACTTCGGCCCCTATCTATACGGGTCGGAGACCATTGAATGGCAGCGCTGGGGTACATTTGCTAAGTGGCAGGAGTGGCGAGACAAAAATGCGCCGGGCATCCCAGACGACTCGCTGAGGACTTATTACTACAATCGTTGGGTCGCTAACCACAGCCCGGGGCCGAACAATTCCTCTAATCCGCTGGGCGTGTACGACTACCGGAAACTAGTCTATCAACGCTACATGTTCGGGTTCGGCGGCCCTCTTGGGGGTGGCGACCGGCTGCGCTTCTACGTCTCTGGCGAGTATCGATCTGCCCCTCTTCGTATTCCCAGCGTAGAACGGGTGCAGACCTACCAGAACTATGTGCTGAATCTGAGCTGGCGAATAGGCAACGCGGACAAGCTCAAGCTGATGGGCCAGTATCAGGCGCATCACGGGGCGGTTTGGTCTGGCTCCGACGATATCCGTTGGGCTTCTGTGATTGGGCAATATCCAACCTGGAAGTATTGCCTGGTTCTGGAGAGTCCGAAGGATGAGATCACGACCGCGCGGACGCTTTCGTGGACAAGGGTTTTTGGCCCACGTACGTTCTTTGAAATCGCCGCATGGCATCAGCGTGAGCGGTACGTGGAGCGCAACCTGCCCATCATTACTGCAACTGACCCGAGATTGGTGCCCGCGGGCCCGTGGGATGAGGACTTTCGGCGCATTGTTTACGAGTTTACCTCCCTGTATGCCCTCGACGCGCAGACGGACGTGTGGAACGTGAGCGCGGATCTGACCAGCCAGGTGACTCCCCGACACCAACTGAAGCTTGGCGCACGTGGGCAGTATTGGGACACGCGGTATGCAGGCGAGTCAGGAGCGCGTATTAATTCGTTTGTCGCCTATTCGGGCTTTGCGGAGTACTATCACGCATACCCACTGTACGTGGCCGCATACGCGCAGGACAAGATGGAGTTCCAAGGCATGGTGGTCAATGCTGGGCTTCGGCTGGACGCGTTCAACATGAACGCCCCCGTCCCTGTCGACCGCTTTCGGCCGTTCTACCAGGGCACAGGGCAGGGCGGAGGACCGTATGTCGGCGACGTAGGGGACCCACGCACGCGCCGCTCGAAAAGTCATCTTGCCGTGTCGCCGCGTTTTGGCCTTTCGTTTCCGGTGGGGGAGCGCACGGCTTTCCGTCTCCAGTATGGCCATTTTCACTCTATGCCGCTCTTCCGCCATGCGCTCTCCAAGAACACATGGCAAGGCTGGCGCATGTACGGGAATGCCGATCTGGGGTTCAAGAAGACCGTAAGCTACGAAGTGGGTCTGCAGCAGAGTCTTGCCGGGACGCATCGCCTGGACGTGGCGGCTTACTACAATGACCGCGTCAACCAAACGGTAAGCGCGCGCGTGCACTCGCCTACCGGTTCGCAACAGGAGGCGCCGCAGAATCCTTACTACCTCACCTACGAGAACAACGGCTACGGTGCCTCACGGGGCATAGAGGTGGCGCTGGAAAGGGTGGCTCCCGGAGAGTGGAAATACCGCTTGAGTTACGCTTTCGCCCGCACCTCTCAGGGAGCCTATGGGGCCATCGACGTTTATGAAAATCCCAGTGACCCGCGCAGTGTAGTGGAACGCCGGAGCGCCAACGACTTTCTGACCGAGGAGGACCGTACGCATTCGTTTCGCGCCTTACTCTCCTACACGGTGCCGGGCCGGGTGTGGCGAGAACTCTTGGGAGGGGAGCGGCTGAAGGATGTGGTGCTCACTGTGATATACCAGGCGCGCAGTGGTTCACCGTTCACGTATGTGACCAGCTACGATGAGTTCACCGACGTAGTCAACAACCGGCGCTACCCACTGGAGGCAAAGACAGACCTAGGCCTCCAGGTGCGGGTCCCGCTTGGTTCGCTTCAACCTCTGTTATCGGTCCGCATTGAGAATCTGTTGAACGATCGCTGGCTTACCCCACTTGCGGGCGAGGAGCTGCGCAACTGGGTTGAGTATGGCATCAGCAGGGACACGCCGCCCTCCAGCAGTGACCCAAACGACCCTCAGGCCAAGATCTATAAACTTAGCTACTTCCGCGCCTATCGTAACGCCCCACGCGAGATCTATTTTACCGTGGGATTGGGGTTTTGA
- a CDS encoding family 10 glycosylhydrolase encodes MPEARGVWMSRDVILGGPARMEQVFYRLAGAHFNRVFVDVHYKGATIYPSTVVAAAGGPEQREEFAGRDPLLEAIDIGHRFGLEVVAWFEYGLMAHTNPTDSTDRGPLIAAHPDWLAVRRSGSSVVANENGFFHWLDPAHPEVVHFMEDLFAEVATRYPGLDGIETDRIRYPSTEFSYSDAARSRYMAETGGSDPLLIDTRHPEWAQWSRWREHQTTNLARRIYRRVKTLRPDLLVSAAVAPPYMLLAGEKLQAWNVWADSGYVDALEPMLYLPDQDLQYQLNLCRSLVPSTFALYPGIAYQGDASLRFQLTRVRESGWKGVTIWYYGAMNEQTLQTLGQDIFAQQTYPPHTELIVDDADPIRFRCSGPWQKIQSGYAGGALQLPPGAEDAHAFWEARVLREGLYEIFAYWPAVAGASREVYYGVSTGERDISCLVDQGRNSETWVFLCADTLRHGRKVTISVRGAASGRVTADAVRLLWVRELTLDDYHVPDSVRIELKFSRAVDTSSATRADSYALEPDASVLTATLISADGAAVCLQVTPLAREQSYRLRLPGVRDRAGNPCRTQELTFSFSPERSSTLVDESATTCRLYGVWSFSQEGSGFVGQGYMVAGPGKGESRAQWWTQVMLDGLYELSVNIPNCTVELARRAPYYVLHHFGQDTVYGEQRAGRGEWLTLGRRYFRAGEFASVMLLNAVDSGMVVADACRLRRVLDTPVIKQGHSGALPVPHLLPNFPNPFNNVTTVPFVVPGAGTAQVRVFNVLGQEVDTVTTWAPSPGLHRVNLTLAQAPSGLYFCRLVYVDEAGVQVCSSNARKMVLVR; translated from the coding sequence ATGCCGGAGGCGCGAGGAGTCTGGATGAGCCGGGATGTGATCCTTGGCGGCCCGGCACGCATGGAGCAGGTCTTCTATCGGCTCGCTGGGGCCCATTTCAACCGTGTCTTCGTTGACGTCCACTACAAGGGGGCTACCATCTATCCGAGCACAGTGGTGGCAGCGGCTGGAGGTCCTGAGCAGCGCGAGGAGTTTGCCGGCCGAGATCCTCTGTTGGAGGCCATCGACATAGGGCATCGGTTCGGCCTGGAAGTGGTTGCTTGGTTCGAGTATGGTCTGATGGCGCACACTAACCCCACTGATAGCACCGACCGTGGGCCTCTCATTGCTGCGCACCCCGACTGGCTCGCCGTCAGACGCAGCGGCTCCTCCGTGGTGGCCAACGAGAATGGGTTCTTCCACTGGCTCGATCCTGCGCACCCTGAGGTGGTCCACTTCATGGAAGACCTTTTTGCAGAGGTGGCCACGCGCTACCCAGGACTCGATGGCATAGAGACAGATCGCATTCGATATCCCTCCACGGAGTTTTCGTACTCTGATGCGGCGCGCAGTCGGTACATGGCTGAGACAGGCGGGAGCGACCCGCTTCTGATCGACACCCGACATCCAGAATGGGCACAATGGAGTCGATGGCGTGAGCACCAGACCACAAACTTGGCTCGGCGGATCTACCGCCGGGTAAAGACCTTGCGCCCTGACCTCTTGGTGAGCGCCGCGGTGGCACCGCCCTACATGCTCCTGGCTGGAGAGAAGCTCCAGGCATGGAATGTGTGGGCGGACAGTGGCTATGTGGACGCGCTGGAACCGATGCTTTACTTACCAGACCAAGATTTGCAATACCAGCTCAACCTGTGCCGCAGTTTGGTGCCGAGTACCTTTGCGCTTTACCCTGGGATTGCTTACCAGGGTGATGCCTCATTGCGCTTCCAGCTGACGCGTGTGCGCGAGTCCGGGTGGAAAGGGGTGACCATCTGGTACTACGGCGCGATGAACGAACAGACGTTGCAGACGCTCGGCCAAGATATCTTCGCGCAGCAAACCTATCCGCCGCACACGGAGCTCATAGTGGATGATGCAGACCCGATCAGATTCAGGTGCTCAGGGCCCTGGCAGAAGATCCAGAGTGGATATGCTGGGGGTGCCCTCCAACTACCGCCGGGGGCCGAAGATGCCCATGCCTTCTGGGAGGCCCGAGTGCTGAGAGAGGGACTCTACGAGATCTTTGCATATTGGCCAGCTGTGGCAGGGGCATCCAGAGAAGTCTATTACGGGGTGTCCACAGGCGAGAGAGACATATCGTGCCTGGTTGACCAGGGACGCAACTCTGAAACGTGGGTGTTTTTGTGCGCTGATACCCTCCGCCACGGACGAAAGGTGACGATCTCAGTCCGCGGTGCGGCAAGTGGCAGGGTTACTGCCGATGCAGTTCGCTTGCTGTGGGTCCGGGAGTTGACGCTGGATGATTACCATGTGCCTGACAGCGTGCGCATCGAATTGAAGTTCAGTAGAGCTGTAGACACAAGCAGCGCCACACGAGCCGACAGCTACGCCTTGGAGCCAGATGCCAGCGTGCTCACGGCAACGCTGATTTCGGCAGATGGTGCCGCTGTGTGTCTTCAGGTGACTCCTCTTGCACGCGAGCAGTCCTATCGGCTCCGTCTGCCTGGCGTGCGGGATAGGGCAGGTAACCCTTGCCGCACGCAGGAGCTCACTTTCAGCTTCTCGCCCGAGCGCAGTTCCACCTTGGTGGACGAGAGTGCCACCACGTGTCGACTCTATGGCGTCTGGAGTTTTTCACAGGAGGGGAGCGGTTTTGTGGGCCAGGGCTACATGGTGGCTGGACCGGGGAAGGGGGAGAGCAGGGCCCAATGGTGGACGCAAGTCATGCTCGATGGGCTGTATGAGCTTAGCGTCAATATCCCGAATTGCACTGTGGAACTTGCGCGCCGCGCTCCGTACTACGTGCTCCACCATTTTGGACAGGACACAGTCTACGGTGAACAACGCGCAGGGCGCGGTGAATGGCTCACATTGGGCCGGAGGTACTTTCGCGCCGGTGAGTTTGCCAGTGTCATGCTCCTCAATGCCGTCGATTCTGGAATGGTTGTCGCGGACGCATGTCGCCTGCGCCGGGTGTTGGATACACCGGTGATCAAGCAAGGACACTCAGGGGCTCTCCCCGTACCGCACCTTCTGCCGAATTTTCCAAATCCGTTCAACAACGTGACCACCGTACCCTTTGTAGTTCCGGGAGCAGGAACTGCCCAGGTCAGAGTGTTCAACGTGCTCGGTCAGGAGGTCGACACGGTAACGACGTGGGCGCCGTCGCCGGGCCTCCATAGGGTGAATCTGACGCTTGCCCAGGCACCGAGCGGCCTGTACTTTTGCCGACTCGTTTACGTCGATGAGGCTGGCGTGCAGGTGTGCAGTTCCAATGCACGTAAGATGGTGCTGGTGCGATGA
- a CDS encoding T9SS type A sorting domain-containing protein: MKPRVLCVVAAGLVLCLGIRAWAQEPWVYQPHLDIRFPQPDSLVHPYLCTFDSHDNLWVISSSAATPGAMNALFKASPGDTVFTLVVDYTTDLNIESTRGITAIGDTIYVVSRMPGTPTPSLAIMYEYLDGDPQQRNAYSGSGYGTWVLGLSANRDKYIYASVSFRTSIRVYNMTDQASPRGYWVPILPIEYHPSEPGGHDGTGRSIIRDVAVIPGADYSLTNTPFYTSRNSDSTGRMGGVAVWTGGTQTDPKGYVGQRVTDVAADLSWLWWTPYGLCCDRSGNLYACGTDTTRRWVKVFSVMGNFAVEFEELPARFSSSRRDPSGAPMLEPTDVALSSDERSAYVIDGRARRAFAFRRGGTKVAPALHGAPKSCDLLQVYPNPFNADTRLRFELAERQAVRLKVLNARGEVVQVLLDGVLEAGPHEMRFSSEQLATGVYLIQLRGQKLLATTKVVLLK; encoded by the coding sequence ATGAAGCCACGAGTCTTGTGTGTCGTCGCCGCGGGGCTAGTGTTGTGCCTCGGCATTCGCGCTTGGGCGCAGGAGCCCTGGGTCTATCAGCCTCACCTGGATATCCGTTTTCCGCAACCGGACTCGTTAGTCCACCCCTACCTCTGCACATTTGATAGTCATGACAACCTGTGGGTGATTTCAAGTTCGGCAGCCACACCCGGTGCCATGAATGCTTTGTTCAAAGCGAGCCCTGGTGATACAGTGTTCACCTTGGTCGTGGACTACACCACAGACTTGAACATTGAATCAACGCGGGGGATCACCGCTATCGGGGATACCATCTATGTGGTTTCGCGCATGCCAGGGACGCCCACGCCTTCCTTGGCCATCATGTACGAGTACCTGGACGGCGACCCGCAGCAGCGCAACGCTTACTCTGGCTCGGGCTATGGTACCTGGGTTTTGGGGTTGTCGGCGAACAGGGACAAATACATTTACGCGTCTGTCTCCTTTCGCACCTCGATCCGCGTGTACAACATGACGGACCAAGCTTCGCCGCGCGGATACTGGGTGCCCATTTTGCCCATCGAGTATCATCCGTCAGAGCCGGGCGGCCACGATGGGACCGGCCGGAGCATCATCCGCGACGTCGCGGTGATTCCTGGCGCCGACTATTCGTTGACGAACACGCCGTTCTATACCTCCCGCAACAGCGACTCCACGGGCCGCATGGGTGGGGTTGCCGTGTGGACCGGGGGCACGCAGACTGACCCGAAAGGGTATGTCGGGCAAAGGGTCACGGATGTAGCTGCGGATCTCTCTTGGCTGTGGTGGACTCCCTATGGCCTCTGTTGCGACCGGAGTGGCAACCTCTATGCGTGTGGCACAGATACCACGCGACGCTGGGTTAAAGTGTTTTCGGTGATGGGGAACTTTGCAGTAGAATTCGAGGAACTCCCTGCCCGTTTCAGTTCGTCTCGCCGCGACCCGAGCGGTGCCCCAATGCTGGAGCCAACGGATGTAGCGTTGAGCAGTGACGAAAGATCCGCCTACGTGATCGACGGAAGGGCCCGTCGTGCATTCGCCTTCAGGAGGGGCGGCACAAAGGTAGCCCCCGCACTCCATGGAGCACCGAAGTCGTGCGATTTGTTGCAGGTTTATCCGAACCCCTTCAACGCGGACACGCGCTTAAGGTTCGAATTGGCAGAGCGTCAAGCCGTGCGGTTGAAGGTGCTCAATGCCAGGGGTGAGGTAGTGCAGGTTCTTCTCGATGGAGTGCTGGAAGCGGGACCGCACGAAATGAGGTTCTCAAGTGAACAGCTGGCCACAGGAGTCTACCTAATCCAGCTTCGCGGTCAAAAACTATTGGCAACTACCAAGGTGGTGCTCCTCAAGTGA